In Drosophila pseudoobscura strain MV-25-SWS-2005 chromosome 4, UCI_Dpse_MV25, whole genome shotgun sequence, the following proteins share a genomic window:
- the eya gene encoding developmental protein eyes absent isoform X2, with protein sequence MVTLMPYNYAAPRCGLIDKMIEPKVKRPKTEHTDTHERNRLCNLSQQQQQQQQQQNQPLTQQQQQQQQQQQQQQQQQQQQQQSQQQQQQQTHPGTVLASNGPSSAGATMSVGVGVGVGVGVGVGGVGQCSPLGLPPQSQPLQPTISSLASLSGHYAASNPHVNGNPNPNPSSCSLAAASSFAQSASSSFSTYQQASGGAGVEDGVTGGSVMSHWTHDGSGSGAAVKSESRSPGQVHAALDNGVVTSVSSGPNLYGCTASNPLDSSTAAAVNSSAVAAAAAAVYDGKHDYYYYNSMQQYTPPPFYSGYGAPYAAATAARQAKMEPGAAAAAAAYLTPTYASGGNNNSQLYSNPYAGYNNFAQQDYGGYYNEQYGNYYNPANYSPYAVSSPSSSASHGHGFHVAASSNLSESPTDTHSTTPVHHATHSPHSPLPISPNAASGLASGGTATSAAAVAAAAAALNSSGGSSVGTAGSSNASATKTTPTGKTGRARGRRHQQPSPTRSTASDTGNSEAVKPPERVFVWDLDETLIIFHTLLSGSYANRYTKDHSTLMTIAFRMEEMVFNMADTHFFFNEIEECDQVHIDDVSSDDNGQDLSAYNFATDGFHTGTPPGAPPNLCLPTGVRGGVDWMRKLAFRYRKIKDIYNSYRGNVGTLLGPGKREAWLQIRSEIEVATDNWATLALKCLSMISQRENCVNVLVTSTQLAPALAKVLLFGLGSIFNIENIYSAHKIGQETCYERIVTRFGRKSTYVVIGDGAEEESAAKAMNFPFWRISAHSDIRALYTALDMGFL encoded by the exons ATGGTCACCCTCATGCCCTACAACTATGCAGCCCCGCGCTGCGGATTAATTGACAAAATGATCGAGCCAAAG GTTAAACGTCCCAAGACAGAGCACACGGATACACATGAACGCAATCG ACTCTGCAATCTatcgcaacagcaacaacaacaacaacaacagcagaaccAGCCCCTcacccaacagcaacagcaacaacagcagcaacaacagcagcaacagcaacagcagcaacagcaacaacagagccaacagcagcagcagcagcagacacatCCCGGCACCGTGTTGGCCAGCAATGGTCCCAGTAGCGCCGGGGCCACCATGAGCGTcggtgtgggcgtgggtgtcGGCGTtggggtgggtgtgggcggGGTAGGCCAGTGCAGTCCGCTCGGACTGCCGCCCCAGAGCCAGCCACTGCAGCCGACAATCAGCTCCTTGGCCTCGCTGAGCGGCCACTATGCGGCCAGTAATCCGCACGTGAACGGGAACCCCAATCCGAAtccgagcagctgcagcctgGCGGCCGCCTCCAGCTTCGCCCAgtcggccagcagcagcttctccACATATCAGCAGGCCAGCGGCGGGGCTGGAGTCGAGGATGGAGTCACCGGAGGATCTGTGATGTCGCACTGGACGCACGACGGCAGTGGATCGGGAGCCGCTGTCAAGTCGGAGTCCCGCAGTCCCGGCCAAGTGCATGCGGCGCTGGACAACGGCGTGGTGACGTCAGTCAGCAGCGGACCGAATCTCTACGGATGCACTGCCTCTAATCCGCTGGACAGCAGCACGGCGGCGGCTGTCAACTCGTCGGCAGTGGCCGCCGCGGCTGCGGCCGTGTACGACGGAAAGCACgactactactactacaacAGCATGCAGCAGTATACGCCGCCGCCTTTCTATTCCGGGTACGGAGCCCCCTATGCGGCTGCCACGGCTGCCCGCCAGGCCAAGATGGAGCCgggagcagctgctgcggcggctgcctATCTCACTCCCACCTACGCCAGCGGGGGCAACAACAACTCGCAGCTGTACAGCAACCCGTACGCGGGCTACAACAACTTCGCGCAGCAGGACTACGGCGGATACTACAACGAGCAGTACGGGAACTACTACAATCCGGCCAACTACTCGCCGTACGCCGTCAGCTCCCCGAGCTCGAGTGCCAGCCACGGGCACGGCTTCCATGTGGCCGCCTCATCCAACCTCTCTGAAAGTCCCACGGACACGCACTCGACGACTCCCGTGCACCACGCCACCCACTCGCCGCACTCCCCGCTGCCGATCTCACCCAACGCCGCCTCGGGCCTGGCCAGCGGCGGTACGGCCAcctctgctgcggctgttgcagctgccgcGGCCGCTCTCAATTCCAGCGGGGGAAGCAGCGTTGGCACGGCGGGCTCCTCCAATGCCTCGGCCACCAAGACCACGCCCACCGGCAAGACGGGACGCGCCCGCGGCAGACGCCACCAGCAGCCGAGCCCCACAAGAAGCACAGCCTCGGATACGGGCAACAGCGAGGCGGTGAAGCCGCCGGAGCGGGTGTTCGTCTGGGACCTGGACGAGACCCTGATCATCTTCCACACACTGCTCTCGGGCAGCTACGCGAATCGCTATACCAAAGACCACAGCACCCTGATGACCATCGCCTTCCGCATGGAGGAAATGGTCTTCAACATGGCCGATACGCACTTCTTCTTCAACGAGATCGAGGAGTGCGATCAGGTGCACATCGACGACGTCAGCTCCGACGACAACGGCCAGGACCTGAGCGCCTACAACTTTGCCACCGACGGCTTCCACACGGGCACTCCGCCCGGCGCACCTCCCAATCTCTGCCTACCCACGGGAGTGCGCGGCGGCGTGGACTGGATGCGCAAGCTGGCGTTTCGCTATCGCAAGATCAAGGATATCTACAATAGCTACAGGGGAAA TGTCGGAACGCTGTTGGGACCCGGTAAGCGTGAGGCCTGGCTGCAGATACGCTCAGAGATCGAGGTGGCCACCGACAATTGGGCCACGTTGGCGCTCAAGTGCCTCAGCATGATTTCCCAACGCGAGAACTGCGTCAACGTGCTGGTAACCTCCACACAGCTGGCCCCGGCGCTGGCCAAGGTGCTGCTCTTCGGTCTGGGCAGCATCTTCAACATCGAGAACATCTACAGTGCGCACAAAATCG GCCAGGAAACCTGCTACGAGCGTATCGTGACACGCTTCGGGCGCAAAAGCACCTACGTGGTGATTGGCGATGGCGCCGAAGAGGAGTCCGCCGCGAAGGCCATGAACTTCCCCTTCTGGCGCATCTCCGCCCACAGCGACATACGCGCCCTATACACTGCCCTCGACATGGGCTTCTTATGA
- the eya gene encoding developmental protein eyes absent isoform X1, translating to MCSFRQCPSSNYNTWNMLYNVPCQNFSTLDYYKVKRPKTEHTDTHERNRLCNLSQQQQQQQQQQNQPLTQQQQQQQQQQQQQQQQQQQQQQSQQQQQQQTHPGTVLASNGPSSAGATMSVGVGVGVGVGVGVGGVGQCSPLGLPPQSQPLQPTISSLASLSGHYAASNPHVNGNPNPNPSSCSLAAASSFAQSASSSFSTYQQASGGAGVEDGVTGGSVMSHWTHDGSGSGAAVKSESRSPGQVHAALDNGVVTSVSSGPNLYGCTASNPLDSSTAAAVNSSAVAAAAAAVYDGKHDYYYYNSMQQYTPPPFYSGYGAPYAAATAARQAKMEPGAAAAAAAYLTPTYASGGNNNSQLYSNPYAGYNNFAQQDYGGYYNEQYGNYYNPANYSPYAVSSPSSSASHGHGFHVAASSNLSESPTDTHSTTPVHHATHSPHSPLPISPNAASGLASGGTATSAAAVAAAAAALNSSGGSSVGTAGSSNASATKTTPTGKTGRARGRRHQQPSPTRSTASDTGNSEAVKPPERVFVWDLDETLIIFHTLLSGSYANRYTKDHSTLMTIAFRMEEMVFNMADTHFFFNEIEECDQVHIDDVSSDDNGQDLSAYNFATDGFHTGTPPGAPPNLCLPTGVRGGVDWMRKLAFRYRKIKDIYNSYRGNVGTLLGPGKREAWLQIRSEIEVATDNWATLALKCLSMISQRENCVNVLVTSTQLAPALAKVLLFGLGSIFNIENIYSAHKIGQETCYERIVTRFGRKSTYVVIGDGAEEESAAKAMNFPFWRISAHSDIRALYTALDMGFL from the exons GTTAAACGTCCCAAGACAGAGCACACGGATACACATGAACGCAATCG ACTCTGCAATCTatcgcaacagcaacaacaacaacaacaacagcagaaccAGCCCCTcacccaacagcaacagcaacaacagcagcaacaacagcagcaacagcaacagcagcaacagcaacaacagagccaacagcagcagcagcagcagacacatCCCGGCACCGTGTTGGCCAGCAATGGTCCCAGTAGCGCCGGGGCCACCATGAGCGTcggtgtgggcgtgggtgtcGGCGTtggggtgggtgtgggcggGGTAGGCCAGTGCAGTCCGCTCGGACTGCCGCCCCAGAGCCAGCCACTGCAGCCGACAATCAGCTCCTTGGCCTCGCTGAGCGGCCACTATGCGGCCAGTAATCCGCACGTGAACGGGAACCCCAATCCGAAtccgagcagctgcagcctgGCGGCCGCCTCCAGCTTCGCCCAgtcggccagcagcagcttctccACATATCAGCAGGCCAGCGGCGGGGCTGGAGTCGAGGATGGAGTCACCGGAGGATCTGTGATGTCGCACTGGACGCACGACGGCAGTGGATCGGGAGCCGCTGTCAAGTCGGAGTCCCGCAGTCCCGGCCAAGTGCATGCGGCGCTGGACAACGGCGTGGTGACGTCAGTCAGCAGCGGACCGAATCTCTACGGATGCACTGCCTCTAATCCGCTGGACAGCAGCACGGCGGCGGCTGTCAACTCGTCGGCAGTGGCCGCCGCGGCTGCGGCCGTGTACGACGGAAAGCACgactactactactacaacAGCATGCAGCAGTATACGCCGCCGCCTTTCTATTCCGGGTACGGAGCCCCCTATGCGGCTGCCACGGCTGCCCGCCAGGCCAAGATGGAGCCgggagcagctgctgcggcggctgcctATCTCACTCCCACCTACGCCAGCGGGGGCAACAACAACTCGCAGCTGTACAGCAACCCGTACGCGGGCTACAACAACTTCGCGCAGCAGGACTACGGCGGATACTACAACGAGCAGTACGGGAACTACTACAATCCGGCCAACTACTCGCCGTACGCCGTCAGCTCCCCGAGCTCGAGTGCCAGCCACGGGCACGGCTTCCATGTGGCCGCCTCATCCAACCTCTCTGAAAGTCCCACGGACACGCACTCGACGACTCCCGTGCACCACGCCACCCACTCGCCGCACTCCCCGCTGCCGATCTCACCCAACGCCGCCTCGGGCCTGGCCAGCGGCGGTACGGCCAcctctgctgcggctgttgcagctgccgcGGCCGCTCTCAATTCCAGCGGGGGAAGCAGCGTTGGCACGGCGGGCTCCTCCAATGCCTCGGCCACCAAGACCACGCCCACCGGCAAGACGGGACGCGCCCGCGGCAGACGCCACCAGCAGCCGAGCCCCACAAGAAGCACAGCCTCGGATACGGGCAACAGCGAGGCGGTGAAGCCGCCGGAGCGGGTGTTCGTCTGGGACCTGGACGAGACCCTGATCATCTTCCACACACTGCTCTCGGGCAGCTACGCGAATCGCTATACCAAAGACCACAGCACCCTGATGACCATCGCCTTCCGCATGGAGGAAATGGTCTTCAACATGGCCGATACGCACTTCTTCTTCAACGAGATCGAGGAGTGCGATCAGGTGCACATCGACGACGTCAGCTCCGACGACAACGGCCAGGACCTGAGCGCCTACAACTTTGCCACCGACGGCTTCCACACGGGCACTCCGCCCGGCGCACCTCCCAATCTCTGCCTACCCACGGGAGTGCGCGGCGGCGTGGACTGGATGCGCAAGCTGGCGTTTCGCTATCGCAAGATCAAGGATATCTACAATAGCTACAGGGGAAA TGTCGGAACGCTGTTGGGACCCGGTAAGCGTGAGGCCTGGCTGCAGATACGCTCAGAGATCGAGGTGGCCACCGACAATTGGGCCACGTTGGCGCTCAAGTGCCTCAGCATGATTTCCCAACGCGAGAACTGCGTCAACGTGCTGGTAACCTCCACACAGCTGGCCCCGGCGCTGGCCAAGGTGCTGCTCTTCGGTCTGGGCAGCATCTTCAACATCGAGAACATCTACAGTGCGCACAAAATCG GCCAGGAAACCTGCTACGAGCGTATCGTGACACGCTTCGGGCGCAAAAGCACCTACGTGGTGATTGGCGATGGCGCCGAAGAGGAGTCCGCCGCGAAGGCCATGAACTTCCCCTTCTGGCGCATCTCCGCCCACAGCGACATACGCGCCCTATACACTGCCCTCGACATGGGCTTCTTATGA